The Staphylococcus carnosus genome has a segment encoding these proteins:
- a CDS encoding DUF6501 family protein yields the protein MLHETWKDKEPIKKVEVIHTDAKKFTVSDMLTVGKQYDVINETEEYYQIIDNSGKVGGYYKDYFKEV from the coding sequence ATGTTACACGAAACATGGAAAGACAAAGAACCTATTAAGAAAGTAGAAGTTATTCACACAGATGCAAAGAAATTTACTGTTTCTGATATGCTGACAGTTGGAAAACAATATGATGTCATCAATGAGACTGAAGAATACTATCAAATCATTGATAATTCAGGAAAAGTCGGCGGTTATTACAAAGATTACTTTAAAGAAGTATAA
- a CDS encoding ATP-binding protein, with protein sequence MEQHQYINSDQSVFGDAYSMMRLNKNILLKGPTGSGKTKLAETLSEKVNIPMHQVNCSVDLDAESLLGFKTIQTNADGNQEIVFIDGPVIQAMKEGHILYIDEINMAKPETLPILNGVLDYRRSLTNPYTGEVIKAKPGFNVIAAINEGYVGTLPMNEALKNRFVVIQVDYIDGEILKRVIKEQSLLDDEQLISKIIAFNEDLRTMSKQGQISEEAASIRALIDLSDLSTVMPIERAVKRAIIDKLEDEREQQAIINAIELNF encoded by the coding sequence ATGGAACAACACCAATACATTAACTCAGATCAGTCAGTATTCGGCGATGCTTATTCAATGATGCGATTGAATAAAAACATTTTACTAAAAGGCCCTACAGGTTCTGGTAAAACTAAATTAGCTGAAACCTTAAGTGAAAAAGTCAACATTCCAATGCACCAAGTAAACTGTTCTGTAGATTTAGATGCTGAAAGCTTATTAGGGTTTAAGACAATTCAAACTAATGCTGATGGCAATCAAGAAATTGTATTCATCGATGGTCCTGTAATTCAAGCAATGAAAGAAGGCCATATTTTATATATTGATGAAATCAATATGGCGAAACCCGAAACATTACCAATATTAAATGGTGTACTAGACTATCGCCGTAGTTTAACGAATCCGTATACAGGAGAAGTCATCAAAGCAAAACCAGGATTTAATGTCATTGCTGCAATCAACGAAGGTTATGTTGGGACACTTCCAATGAATGAAGCTTTAAAAAACCGTTTTGTCGTTATCCAAGTGGATTATATTGATGGCGAAATTTTAAAACGTGTTATCAAAGAACAAAGCCTATTAGACGATGAACAACTAATTTCCAAAATTATTGCGTTTAATGAAGACTTACGTACAATGTCTAAACAAGGACAAATATCAGAAGAAGCTGCAAGTATTCGTGCACTTATCGACTTAAGTGACTTGTCTACTGTAATGCCGATTGAACGTGCAGTTAAACGTGCAATTATAGATAAATTAGAAGATGAACGCGAACAACAAGCTATAATAAATGCAATCGAATTAAATTTCTAG
- a CDS encoding vWA domain-containing protein, giving the protein MSNRFIKFNDEILDAKKVMMLQDLARLLLKNNQTHVKIQKFPYYDPINNELIASVFWTHRPSQIEITGLKTDVLLATYGYQLMDEFIVNEVLDNTEFVHQSFFQQIFKLLEDMRVLNAIKRIRPSMKEAIEMRKHIRLNYTESQINVYRTKTTYTDLIFLYLEKSFLTEDFYDVPSIRSDLDPIIQNMYLYLPNFFMNHTSEDNKYLAERICYQLDELLDEDMLNEYYHIPCKVYKELQEQTFEDLKRTDASNVDGNDSSSEDNDIETAEAETKAEDSKSQGGAYLEMELHEGENSEAVSDNDTAREGDASDDMTDMMTKKGKGSNDTIDNQEGGQTGGSQPFTLRGINENVEIKWNVPEILPEYITEYHEVHKEVQIEIKDLTQIIQKTIDREQIDARHNLTKGRLQRDLINWFIDDQYKMFYKKQDLSRSFDATFTLLIDASASMFDKMEETIKGVVLFHETLKALNVKHEILAFNEDAFKADDEKQPNIIDEIIDYDYSTISKDSPRIMALKPQDDNRDGVAIRVASERLLQRPHHQRFLIIFSDGEPSAYNYDQDGIIDTYEAVEEARKYGLEVFNVFLSQEPITEDIETTIHNIYGQYSLFVEGVENLPSQLSPLLKKLLLKSV; this is encoded by the coding sequence ATGAGCAATCGATTTATCAAGTTTAATGATGAAATCTTAGATGCTAAAAAAGTAATGATGTTGCAAGACTTAGCTCGATTACTGCTGAAAAATAATCAAACTCATGTAAAAATCCAGAAATTTCCTTACTATGATCCTATCAATAACGAACTCATCGCGAGTGTGTTTTGGACACATCGACCAAGTCAAATTGAGATTACAGGTTTGAAAACAGACGTTCTGCTTGCAACTTACGGATACCAACTCATGGATGAATTTATTGTGAATGAAGTGCTCGATAATACGGAATTCGTACATCAAAGTTTCTTTCAACAAATTTTTAAGTTACTGGAAGATATGCGTGTATTAAATGCAATTAAACGGATACGTCCAAGTATGAAAGAAGCAATTGAGATGAGAAAACACATTCGTCTCAACTATACAGAATCTCAAATTAATGTATATCGTACTAAAACTACCTATACAGATTTAATTTTCTTATATTTGGAAAAATCTTTTTTAACAGAGGATTTTTATGATGTACCATCAATTCGTTCTGATTTAGATCCAATTATTCAAAACATGTATCTGTATTTACCTAATTTCTTTATGAATCATACTTCTGAGGACAATAAATATTTAGCAGAAAGAATTTGCTATCAGCTAGATGAATTACTAGATGAAGATATGTTAAATGAGTATTATCACATCCCTTGTAAAGTTTATAAAGAGTTGCAAGAACAAACTTTTGAAGATTTGAAACGAACAGATGCAAGTAATGTGGATGGAAATGATAGTTCATCTGAAGATAATGACATAGAAACTGCAGAAGCTGAAACAAAAGCTGAGGATTCTAAATCTCAAGGCGGCGCATATTTGGAAATGGAATTACATGAAGGTGAAAATAGTGAAGCTGTAAGCGATAATGATACTGCGCGTGAAGGCGATGCATCAGACGATATGACAGATATGATGACCAAAAAAGGTAAAGGATCTAATGATACGATTGATAATCAAGAAGGCGGCCAAACAGGAGGAAGCCAACCATTTACTTTACGCGGTATAAATGAAAATGTTGAGATTAAATGGAATGTACCTGAAATTTTACCAGAGTATATTACAGAATATCACGAAGTGCACAAAGAAGTACAAATTGAAATTAAGGATTTAACACAAATTATCCAAAAGACTATTGATAGAGAACAAATTGATGCGCGTCATAATTTAACTAAAGGAAGACTGCAACGAGACTTAATTAATTGGTTTATTGACGACCAATATAAAATGTTTTATAAAAAACAAGATTTAAGTCGTTCATTTGATGCCACATTCACTTTACTCATTGATGCATCCGCAAGTATGTTCGATAAAATGGAAGAAACAATTAAAGGTGTTGTACTCTTCCATGAAACATTAAAAGCATTAAATGTTAAACATGAAATATTGGCATTCAATGAAGATGCCTTTAAAGCAGATGATGAAAAACAACCTAATATTATAGACGAAATTATTGATTATGATTATTCAACAATTTCAAAAGATAGTCCGCGTATTATGGCTCTAAAACCACAAGATGATAATCGTGATGGGGTAGCGATACGTGTTGCGAGTGAAAGACTATTGCAACGACCTCATCACCAGCGTTTCTTAATTATCTTTTCAGATGGCGAACCATCTGCTTATAATTATGATCAAGATGGCATTATTGACACATACGAAGCTGTAGAAGAAGCTAGAAAGTATGGCTTAGAAGTCTTTAACGTATTTTTAAGCCAAGAACCTATTACTGAAGATATAGAAACAACAATCCATAATATTTATGGTCAATATTCATTATTTGTAGAAGGTGTAGAAAATCTGCCAAGCCAGTTATCACCACTTCTAAAAAAATTGTTGCTGAAATCTGTATAA
- the brnQ3 gene encoding branched-chain amino acid-like transporter carrier protein BrnQ3 encodes MNKNTWIIGFTLFAIFFGAGNLIFPPNLGLDSGHYFWPAILAFVITGIGLPLLGVVVGALDKEGYIGSFNKVSPVFSVIFLVAIYLTIGPLFAIPRTASTSFEMTITPITHSHSPIGLFIFTVIYFAVVLYLCLSPGKMVDRIGSLLTPVLLITIVAMIIKGFVDFGGNPSSPGSEAYTSNFAGFGQGFTNGYLTMDAIAAIAFSMIVVNAVKSTGITHANQIFKQTAMAGVIAAAGLMFIYISLGYIGNHMVVSAAKLKELTDADQNIGTYLLTTIASTGYGEFGKYLLGIIVALACLTTACGLVVAVSQYFHSIIPKISYKTYVVVFTLISLVLANMGLNQVISLSVPVLSILYPIGITTVLLILMARFVPMKPIVQQFTIGVVTIVSIISVAVANGWIQLSVWKNLPLVEHSLEWFPMAIAALIIGYLISLGFKNQKPIVYEKE; translated from the coding sequence ATGAATAAAAACACATGGATTATCGGGTTTACCTTGTTTGCTATTTTCTTTGGTGCCGGAAACCTAATTTTCCCACCTAATTTAGGGTTAGATAGCGGTCATTATTTCTGGCCAGCAATTCTAGCATTTGTTATAACAGGAATCGGATTGCCTTTATTGGGTGTGGTAGTAGGGGCCTTAGACAAAGAAGGATATATCGGATCTTTTAATAAAGTTTCGCCTGTTTTTTCAGTGATTTTCTTAGTAGCGATTTACTTAACAATCGGACCGTTGTTCGCAATCCCGCGTACAGCTTCAACTTCGTTTGAAATGACAATCACACCGATTACACATAGCCATAGTCCTATCGGATTATTTATCTTTACAGTCATCTATTTTGCAGTTGTACTTTACTTATGTTTAAGTCCTGGTAAAATGGTTGATCGTATCGGTTCATTATTAACACCTGTATTATTAATTACTATCGTAGCTATGATTATCAAAGGTTTTGTAGATTTCGGCGGCAATCCGTCAAGTCCAGGATCAGAAGCCTACACTTCAAACTTTGCTGGTTTTGGACAAGGTTTCACAAATGGTTACTTGACGATGGATGCTATCGCAGCGATTGCCTTTTCTATGATTGTAGTAAATGCAGTTAAATCCACTGGTATTACACATGCGAACCAAATTTTCAAACAAACAGCAATGGCTGGTGTTATTGCCGCTGCTGGCTTAATGTTCATCTATATTTCATTAGGATATATCGGAAATCATATGGTAGTTTCAGCTGCAAAATTAAAAGAATTGACTGATGCTGATCAAAACATCGGTACGTATCTTTTAACAACGATTGCAAGCACAGGCTACGGTGAATTCGGTAAGTATTTATTAGGAATCATTGTTGCACTTGCTTGTTTAACTACAGCTTGCGGACTTGTAGTTGCAGTAAGTCAATATTTCCACAGTATTATTCCTAAGATTTCTTACAAAACTTATGTTGTCGTATTTACTTTAATTAGTTTGGTACTTGCAAATATGGGATTGAACCAAGTTATTTCATTATCAGTTCCAGTATTAAGTATTTTATATCCAATTGGTATTACGACAGTGTTATTAATTTTAATGGCACGTTTTGTCCCAATGAAACCTATCGTACAACAATTTACTATCGGGGTTGTAACGATTGTTTCAATCATCAGTGTAGCAGTTGCAAATGGATGGATTCAATTAAGCGTATGGAAAAACTTACCTTTAGTTGAACATAGCCTAGAGTGGTTCCCAATGGCGATTGCAGCTTTAATTATCGGCTATTTAATTAGTCTTGGTTTTAAAAATCAAAAACCAATCGTTTACGAAAAAGAATAA
- a CDS encoding diacylglycerol/lipid kinase family protein yields the protein MNQHFHRGILFYHQAAGQGNLYKSLGQVTESLTQMCDDLTLKLSEEGGDIAKFCDDLTQNQNGVSYDVFFVLGGDGTVNELVNGVARNNLEIPIGIIPGGTFNDFTKTLNLSPRTAAAANELLNSKIKSFDVLKVNDTYALNFAGIGMMVQNSENVDANKKRILGKFSYVFTTLKVIANPKIYQYTIKANNEEYSGETSMILIANGNYVGGSKIPLEDLSPSDGEMNIFVFKNHNMSLIKDFFQVKDSLRWNDITENIRLITTDEMKLETRPSTKIDIDGEIMFDTPVDIKLLKDKVKLLYIDVNE from the coding sequence ATGAATCAACATTTTCATAGAGGTATTTTGTTTTATCATCAAGCGGCAGGACAAGGTAATTTATATAAATCTTTAGGTCAAGTTACTGAAAGTCTAACTCAAATGTGTGATGATTTAACTTTAAAATTAAGTGAAGAAGGAGGAGATATCGCTAAATTTTGTGACGATTTAACACAGAATCAAAATGGAGTCAGTTATGATGTATTCTTTGTATTAGGTGGAGATGGCACGGTAAATGAATTAGTAAACGGTGTAGCACGTAATAATTTAGAAATACCGATTGGAATAATACCTGGCGGCACTTTTAATGATTTCACTAAAACACTTAACCTCTCTCCTAGAACAGCTGCAGCAGCCAATGAATTATTAAATTCCAAAATTAAGTCATTTGATGTATTAAAAGTAAACGATACTTATGCACTGAATTTTGCAGGAATTGGAATGATGGTTCAAAACTCAGAAAATGTAGATGCAAATAAAAAAAGGATTTTAGGGAAATTCAGCTATGTTTTTACTACACTGAAAGTAATCGCCAACCCAAAAATTTATCAGTATACGATAAAAGCGAATAATGAGGAATACTCTGGTGAAACATCAATGATATTAATTGCTAACGGCAATTATGTTGGAGGAAGCAAGATTCCATTAGAAGATTTATCCCCTAGTGATGGTGAAATGAATATCTTCGTTTTTAAAAATCATAATATGAGTCTGATAAAGGACTTTTTCCAAGTAAAAGATAGTTTGAGATGGAATGATATTACAGAAAATATCAGATTGATTACAACGGATGAAATGAAGTTAGAAACCCGCCCTTCTACTAAAATTGATATCGATGGCGAAATCATGTTTGATACACCAGTTGATATAAAACTGCTGAAAGATAAAGTGAAATTACTCTATATTGATGTTAATGAATAA
- a CDS encoding toxic anion resistance protein — MSNEKDIPNHPQLENDIGTDRTLVEANKEFTPEQQQKIHDLANQIEPLNYDSLMKFGSNAQSSMSQFSHKMLSEVKSKDTGPIGDTLNQLMLKLKEVQPDDFKEGKDSFIKKIFKRAKASANEIFSRMQSVGSQVDRISIELTNHKDALNRDIQLLNGLYDQNKDYFDELNLYIAAAQEKKQAILEKELPEKRQKAYESGNQMDIQEVADLEQFADRLDKRIYDLQLSRQISLQTAPQIRMIQNVNQTLAEKIQSSILTSIPLWKNQMAIALTLMRQRQAMSAQRAVTDTTNDLLTANSGLLKQNAVDTAVENERGIVDIETLKSTHENIIETVEQTLQIQAEGREKRQQAEKELQHLESDMKERLLTMKDNRIQ; from the coding sequence ATGTCAAATGAGAAAGATATACCGAATCATCCGCAGCTAGAAAACGACATCGGTACAGATCGAACTTTAGTAGAAGCTAATAAGGAATTTACACCAGAACAACAACAGAAAATCCATGATTTAGCGAATCAGATCGAGCCGTTGAATTATGATTCATTGATGAAATTCGGTTCTAATGCACAGTCAAGTATGTCTCAATTCTCTCATAAGATGTTGAGTGAAGTTAAATCTAAAGACACTGGCCCTATTGGTGATACTTTAAATCAATTAATGCTTAAATTAAAAGAAGTTCAACCAGATGATTTCAAAGAAGGCAAAGACTCCTTCATTAAAAAAATCTTTAAACGTGCTAAAGCATCAGCTAATGAAATTTTTTCAAGAATGCAATCTGTCGGTTCACAAGTAGACCGTATTTCTATAGAATTAACGAATCACAAAGATGCTTTAAATAGAGATATTCAATTATTGAATGGATTGTATGATCAAAATAAAGATTACTTTGATGAGTTGAATTTATATATTGCTGCTGCACAAGAAAAGAAACAAGCTATTTTAGAAAAAGAATTGCCAGAAAAACGACAAAAAGCCTATGAATCTGGAAATCAAATGGATATTCAGGAAGTGGCAGACTTAGAGCAATTTGCAGATAGATTAGATAAACGCATTTATGATTTGCAGTTATCTCGCCAAATTTCTTTACAGACTGCCCCGCAAATTCGCATGATTCAAAATGTGAACCAAACTTTAGCTGAAAAAATTCAAAGTTCGATACTAACAAGTATTCCGTTATGGAAAAACCAAATGGCAATTGCTTTAACATTAATGAGACAAAGACAAGCAATGTCAGCACAACGTGCGGTCACAGATACAACTAATGACTTGCTTACAGCTAATTCTGGACTTTTAAAACAAAATGCGGTGGATACAGCAGTAGAAAATGAACGTGGTATTGTTGATATTGAAACGTTAAAATCAACACATGAGAATATCATCGAAACAGTTGAGCAAACATTGCAAATTCAAGCTGAAGGCCGTGAAAAACGTCAACAAGCAGAAAAAGAATTGCAACACCTTGAAAGTGACATGAAAGAACGTTTGCTAACAATGAAAGATAATAGAATTCAATAA
- a CDS encoding 5-bromo-4-chloroindolyl phosphate hydrolysis family protein: MRYYISRIYGTLLGVPAAIVAWVTSLYAFDISFIYDFGIGIAAFFALYVPTQLLTSKQYLKEIGLTRRDFRFVRHQLGNAQMKIRKLLRSFINVRSIKDFKQVNEIHRLARTIYFTVKQQPQKFFIVDSFFYSHLDNALNLIESYTRLSRMPGKSKEEKQKLEQTRITLDEVKRTLVADLKRLNEDDYNRLDVEMEMNRIEQNRK, encoded by the coding sequence TTGAGATATTACATTTCTCGAATTTATGGAACACTTTTAGGTGTTCCAGCTGCAATTGTCGCTTGGGTCACAAGTTTATATGCATTCGATATATCATTTATATATGATTTCGGTATTGGCATAGCAGCATTTTTTGCGCTATATGTACCGACTCAATTACTAACATCTAAACAATATTTAAAAGAAATCGGTTTAACGCGCAGAGATTTTAGATTTGTACGTCATCAATTAGGAAATGCACAAATGAAAATTCGTAAATTACTGCGTTCTTTCATAAATGTTCGTTCAATTAAAGATTTTAAACAGGTAAATGAAATTCATCGTTTAGCACGAACTATATACTTTACAGTGAAACAGCAGCCGCAAAAATTTTTTATTGTAGATAGCTTTTTTTATTCTCATTTAGATAATGCGCTGAACTTGATTGAAAGTTACACTCGACTTTCAAGAATGCCTGGAAAATCAAAAGAAGAAAAGCAAAAGTTAGAACAAACACGCATTACTTTAGATGAAGTAAAACGTACACTGGTTGCTGATTTAAAAAGATTGAACGAAGACGATTACAATCGTCTAGATGTTGAAATGGAAATGAATAGAATAGAACAAAATCGTAAATAA
- a CDS encoding acylphosphatase gives MQRRKIQVFGQVQGVGFRYFTERLAQKYNIVGTVQNVEQYVEIFAQGEDNDLEQFTQAVIEGASPASKVTDYKIEQLETDPSLKRFRTI, from the coding sequence ATGCAACGTAGAAAAATTCAAGTGTTTGGACAAGTTCAGGGTGTTGGATTTAGATATTTCACTGAACGTCTTGCACAAAAATATAACATTGTAGGAACAGTACAAAATGTTGAGCAATATGTAGAAATATTTGCACAAGGTGAAGATAATGATTTAGAACAATTCACTCAAGCTGTCATTGAAGGAGCTTCTCCTGCTTCAAAAGTAACTGATTATAAAATAGAACAACTAGAGACAGATCCATCTTTAAAAAGATTTAGAACTATTTAA
- the msaA gene encoding regulatory protein MsaA translates to MWTVNKIRADYEGWWLFDDWRDLITEQYQFSSYEDMLEKYKQLICWSKLKYDNFVKGKYNIYAFYNNCDMRFCVDCDEDMQIFYSFIVLCNEEVYYDLPIID, encoded by the coding sequence ATGTGGACAGTAAATAAAATCAGAGCGGATTATGAAGGTTGGTGGCTATTTGATGATTGGAGAGATTTAATCACAGAACAATATCAATTTTCTTCTTATGAAGATATGTTAGAAAAATATAAACAATTAATTTGCTGGTCCAAATTAAAGTATGACAATTTTGTAAAAGGAAAATATAACATTTACGCTTTTTACAATAATTGTGATATGAGATTTTGTGTAGATTGCGATGAAGACATGCAAATATTTTATAGTTTCATCGTTTTATGTAACGAAGAAGTTTATTACGACCTACCAATTATTGACTAA